The Aphidius gifuensis isolate YNYX2018 linkage group LG2, ASM1490517v1, whole genome shotgun sequence DNA window ataaaaataattaataaataataacaaagaaagAGAGTTGGTGGGGAAAAAAATACGAACAAATTTCAAGAAGGGGAActattatcaagttttttttttttttttttttttttggggaatgataataataccacacatacacacacacatatacacataaatatttttaataaatagccatatttattattaataatccaaggacaaaatttattattatccatttgatgaaattattattttgataaaagtcttgttaatttgtttgtgtttgttaataatatcaaacaattaaaataacccgacaaattaattataaacaacaagAGTTTgctcatattattattataaaattataaataaaaagggcGATAGAGTGTTgggtcaatttattattaacaagtgttttaaaaacaataaaaaaaaaacacaaataaatattgataatttagacCCGTTTAAAGTATCGGcggtaattataaataaaagttttaaaataaataaaaaaattaatttattaattaattttatttattaaaaatattataattaataataaaaggtcGTTATAATGGCACTTGAAAGTGTCCCCGCGGCCGAGAGTCTGATACCAAGGTTTGCTCCAAatttctaagaaaaaaatttacttttttaatttagtttaaataTGGGAgacatgaatttataattgacTAGTAGAAAaaggataaaatatattttgatctatttttcttaattttaatttatatatatattttttttttttcgtcaatgAAGATGATTGCCCAATGTTCCCAGTTAATGTCTACCAGGAGTGACGTCAATTATTTCGACAAAGAAGATGTTAATTATTGTGaaattacacaaaaaatttatgaaaaaaaattatatatatttataaaaaaaagaaaattagatcataatattgaatgaaaaattaagaaaatttaattttctttattttttttttttttttcgattgattATATAATCAGTCATCTTTTTTTCTACtgtcgaaatatttttttttttttttttattataacagaCGTATTTTTCATTCAGACCTAAAAACATTGggggaatttaaaaaacatataaataaattgcttgACTGACTTACTGACTGACAATTCATGtgactaattaaaaaaaatttgttgaaaataatcaatggcatgttcattgaaaaaaaaaaaaaaaaagtgaaaattgacaattaaaaacaactattactatctattttaataattgtttaacaacaataatctttaattttctatcaaattatttttatcatttatttaattattgttttttatcataatgaCATTAGcaatggtgatggtgatgatgataatgatgatgatgataatgaagccaaacgaaaatttaatttaaaaaaaatgaaatttaagtaaatgtttttatcaatgatttaATGAATGTTGATATATATGCAACGATGATGAAAATGCTTGATGATGCTTCACAGAAAATTCGGTaaggtaaaaatattaaaaagacaaaaaaaaaaacacaaaaataatcatttttagtGTCATGGGGACAACGAttggctatttttttattttttcaaaattttaattttcttattaataaattaataataactaagttataatttaacataaatttttttaaaatttctaattaattttctgtagattattttcatctattaattaatattttttttatttaaaaacaaatatcttttattttgttgtaaaaatgaaaaaaaaaaaaacaaattaatttttttcttttttaaaaaaaaatatattgttgggTTGGCTTTGTCATGGCtaacgattttttttcttgcatgATTGAGTTGAtggtgttggtggtgttgttggtgTGGGTGTTGATATTGATGGTAGTGGTGGAGGCTAGTTGATAgacagagagagagagaagggAGTTGGGTTTTTGAGTCTTATGTTTTTGGAGTGATTCGTATGACCTTGTttgatcaaattaataatattgtttgatcaataaatatacaatcaaACACCAAATACATGTGCAtgattaaaatacatttattatatacttaaaaaatataaacagcCAATTTTTGTCCCTAGcaacgaaattaattttatcaaaaaatttcttaaaggAATGATATGATTTTAATCAGgtgaatgtttaaaaatacataaatactaTTTAAACACACATCATcttcaagtaaatatttaaattttatatttaacaaagagaaaaaaacttttttctatttttaaaatgatgattaatgttttttatcagtatttatcatcatcaaagcAAAtatgtttgtaaaaaaaaatgaaatacagATGTTTCGTTGGCAATCATCATCACTGTTATCATTGTCATCATGATTATGAGGAAaatatgaattgaaaaataatgaatatgattttctaatgttttttttttttttcttgtttaaattaatttacagcaATGAGGATGACAATGATGATCTTGAAGATGGTGAAATACAATCAGATGAAGATGATACACCAACTGCACCAGTACCAGTACCAAAACAAAAATCTCCATCACCAAaattatcatcttcatcatcaaaatcaacatcatcaaaaagtaaaaataaaacatcatcatcatcaacaacaacaacaagtagtaataatgtaaataaaacaagtaaatatGGTAAAAATCCATCAGAAGATTGGGCACGTGATGTTGAAAAAGCTCTAAAAGCAGCACTTGAAGATGACAGACCTAAAAATTCAGATAGTAAATCATCAAGAAGTAGTAAAAGTAGCAGTAGTCATAGTAGAAGTAAAAGTAGAAAAAGAACAAGAGAAGAACGTGATGAAGAAAGATCAAAAGAACgaaaggtaaataataattttatatatataaataaataaacaacaataacatcattaataacaataataataattgcattaatttgttttaaattgatatagaAACGTCGTGTAAGTGATGAAGAAAATggtaatgttgatgatgacgatgaaatGTTATTTGTACGTGGTGCATCACCAAGTAAAAAAGACATATCAAATTCACCATTATCAAGACGTTCACCACGAAGATCACCATCAAGACGTTCACATGAAcgtgataattattatgattctGATAATGCATCTGATGATAGAAATGAACGACGTCATCGTGAACGTAATCGTCGTAGTTTAACACCACCAACACAAAAACGAACACAAAGTTCTAAAAATGATCataataatgatagtaataatagtagaaataataatagtagtagtagtaatcGTGGACATGAAAGAAATGATAATAGAAACGATAATAGAAATGATAATAGAAATGATGGTAGGAATGATAATAGAAATGATAATAGAAGTGACAATAGAAATGatagaaataattcaaatagaCGTAatcaaattgatttattacaaGATCCAGAATCAATATGTGTTTATTTTATGCAAGGTAAATGTCAACGTGGTGATGATTGTCCATTTTCACATAATGCATTACCACCACATAAAATggaattatgtaaattttatttaatggattGTTGTGCTAAAAGagataaatgtttatatatgCATCATGATTTtccatgtaaattttttcatactggTCTTGATTGTGTTGCtggtaaaaattgtaaattttcacatGAACCACTTgatgaacaattaaaaaaaatattattaaaacatctTGAAACAGCACCAAAAGAAATACTTGGTGATTTTCCACGTTTAAGTCGTGAAGGTgcattattaatgataaataatgcaTCAAGATATACATCAGGACAAGGACAAGATattaatacattaaaaataccaagtttatttgatttaGCATTACCAACACCAGCtggtattgaattaaataatgacaaagatgataataatgataataatgaacatttaaaatcaccaaaatcatcatcaacaacaattaataataataatagtaataataataataataataataataataataataatggcagCAGCAATAATCATagcaatagtaataataatataaataatatgaacaatattaataatattaataatatgaataatatgaataatatgaataatattaataataataaaagaacaaGATGGGGATCTGATAAAGATCGTGTACCACTTGAACAAATAATGTTACTACAATCAGTAACACAATTAGGTATGGCATTTCCAAATGTTGTTACAATGGCAGTACAACAACAAATGCGTCAACGTTTATTACTACAACAATGTCTTAAAAATATGGAACTATCTGGTATTGATTTTACAgctgataataatatacatccATCTGTTGTTAATCCTAATGAAcaacaattatcaataatgcaaggtaataattataatgatgatggtaatataaattatcatgggCTAAATGATGTATCAAATTTAGCTGGTGAAGCTGCTAAATGGAATAGAGCTGAATTTGATGAACTTAGTgataaagaagaagaagaaggaaCAAAACTTGTCATTGAAGTaccaaatgatgatgaaaaattaaaacttaatgatgataatgataaaaaaataataaataatgatgatatattatcaaaattaccaGTTAAAGcacaagaattatttaaaagaattcaacaacaacaaaaaaaacttgaaccagatgttaatttaacaaatgcaTCAATTGCAGTTGAAAATGCAATGAAAGAACAAGAAGAATGGTATTCAGATGATAGTGATACTAATGCTAATGATAAtgaagatgacgatgatgatgatgatgatgatgaagatggtaatttacaaattgttataaaagATCAAGAAAGTCCACAAAAAGAAGCACAAAATAGTATACCACAACCAGCAGTTATTAGTGATACAGTTGGTCATTTaa harbors:
- the LOC122849738 gene encoding protein suppressor of sable-like isoform X1, with translation MALESVPAAESLIPSNEDDNDDLEDGEIQSDEDDTPTAPVPVPKQKSPSPKLSSSSSKSTSSKSKNKTSSSSTTTTSSNNVNKTSKYGKNPSEDWARDVEKALKAALEDDRPKNSDSKSSRSSKSSSSHSRSKSRKRTREERDEERSKERKKRRVSDEENGNVDDDDEMLFVRGASPSKKDISNSPLSRRSPRRSPSRRSHERDNYYDSDNASDDRNERRHRERNRRSLTPPTQKRTQSSKNDHNNDSNNSRNNNSSSSNRGHERNDNRNDNRNDNRNDGRNDNRNDNRSDNRNDRNNSNRRNQIDLLQDPESICVYFMQGKCQRGDDCPFSHNALPPHKMELCKFYLMDCCAKRDKCLYMHHDFPCKFFHTGLDCVAGKNCKFSHEPLDEQLKKILLKHLETAPKEILGDFPRLSREGALLMINNASRYTSGQGQDINTLKIPSLFDLALPTPAGIELNNDKDDNNDNNEHLKSPKSSSTTINNNNSNNNNNNNNNNNNGSSNNHSNSNNNINNMNNINNINNMNNMNNMNNINNNKRTRWGSDKDRVPLEQIMLLQSVTQLGMAFPNVVTMAVQQQMRQRLLLQQCLKNMELSGIDFTADNNIHPSVVNPNEQQLSIMQGNNYNDDGNINYHGLNDVSNLAGEAAKWNRAEFDELSDKEEEEGTKLVIEVPNDDEKLKLNDDNDKKIINNDDILSKLPVKAQELFKRIQQQQKKLEPDVNLTNASIAVENAMKEQEEWYSDDSDTNANDNEDDDDDDDDDEDGNLQIVIKDQESPQKEAQNSIPQPAVISDTVGHLSKIDISAEVTKILSSIKPQVSSSKKNLSHELTTATTIKDDNDNANKQSSIIDNNTSSPINSPSTSTIPVSRDPRRSRDPRQRRLDESFATTKPTSPSRNDVQKKEAKSSYSLETSIYSSGITDSNMDIDFRGGRMDQDLRRQDMDLRQHYQNFGDTDLRNNDVDLRQILSLPYKSVTSHLPGPEIDGSIGSHPPVTYKVYVVDIPRPNYTGLKISKNDPAVKYDPRLRKIFRLTKNDIADSPMSPPPVKMDTPKSPPPLPHLPMTIPPPSLSTAATTSTTVQPVIRSDPRIKTLELANQLTSSTSGNNSMMAGSLIPGQKQNEMQMRIGGPGMQVPGNINIQGLGQNSMMAGMAQNPMMAGMLNQSGNIPGGGVGAGGPLALGQNNQMINPNQINPFDPLFNNGGPGILGPGPPVIGIGYSDVGQNYDGPNYPPNNYNNFGPHQSDGIWEIGQAPMNFGGDWMNNNKKNNNGASKRRCRSRNRNRNRNQQHQQQQQQQQQQKQPQQNQQQQQQKQPQQNQQQQQNLGPVNRDNKSPV
- the LOC122849738 gene encoding protein suppressor of sable-like isoform X2, coding for MILISNEDDNDDLEDGEIQSDEDDTPTAPVPVPKQKSPSPKLSSSSSKSTSSKSKNKTSSSSTTTTSSNNVNKTSKYGKNPSEDWARDVEKALKAALEDDRPKNSDSKSSRSSKSSSSHSRSKSRKRTREERDEERSKERKKRRVSDEENGNVDDDDEMLFVRGASPSKKDISNSPLSRRSPRRSPSRRSHERDNYYDSDNASDDRNERRHRERNRRSLTPPTQKRTQSSKNDHNNDSNNSRNNNSSSSNRGHERNDNRNDNRNDNRNDGRNDNRNDNRSDNRNDRNNSNRRNQIDLLQDPESICVYFMQGKCQRGDDCPFSHNALPPHKMELCKFYLMDCCAKRDKCLYMHHDFPCKFFHTGLDCVAGKNCKFSHEPLDEQLKKILLKHLETAPKEILGDFPRLSREGALLMINNASRYTSGQGQDINTLKIPSLFDLALPTPAGIELNNDKDDNNDNNEHLKSPKSSSTTINNNNSNNNNNNNNNNNNGSSNNHSNSNNNINNMNNINNINNMNNMNNMNNINNNKRTRWGSDKDRVPLEQIMLLQSVTQLGMAFPNVVTMAVQQQMRQRLLLQQCLKNMELSGIDFTADNNIHPSVVNPNEQQLSIMQGNNYNDDGNINYHGLNDVSNLAGEAAKWNRAEFDELSDKEEEEGTKLVIEVPNDDEKLKLNDDNDKKIINNDDILSKLPVKAQELFKRIQQQQKKLEPDVNLTNASIAVENAMKEQEEWYSDDSDTNANDNEDDDDDDDDDEDGNLQIVIKDQESPQKEAQNSIPQPAVISDTVGHLSKIDISAEVTKILSSIKPQVSSSKKNLSHELTTATTIKDDNDNANKQSSIIDNNTSSPINSPSTSTIPVSRDPRRSRDPRQRRLDESFATTKPTSPSRNDVQKKEAKSSYSLETSIYSSGITDSNMDIDFRGGRMDQDLRRQDMDLRQHYQNFGDTDLRNNDVDLRQILSLPYKSVTSHLPGPEIDGSIGSHPPVTYKVYVVDIPRPNYTGLKISKNDPAVKYDPRLRKIFRLTKNDIADSPMSPPPVKMDTPKSPPPLPHLPMTIPPPSLSTAATTSTTVQPVIRSDPRIKTLELANQLTSSTSGNNSMMAGSLIPGQKQNEMQMRIGGPGMQVPGNINIQGLGQNSMMAGMAQNPMMAGMLNQSGNIPGGGVGAGGPLALGQNNQMINPNQINPFDPLFNNGGPGILGPGPPVIGIGYSDVGQNYDGPNYPPNNYNNFGPHQSDGIWEIGQAPMNFGGDWMNNNKKNNNGASKRRCRSRNRNRNRNQQHQQQQQQQQQQKQPQQNQQQQQQKQPQQNQQQQQNLGPVNRDNKSPV
- the LOC122849738 gene encoding protein suppressor of sable-like isoform X3 — its product is MLFVRGASPSKKDISNSPLSRRSPRRSPSRRSHERDNYYDSDNASDDRNERRHRERNRRSLTPPTQKRTQSSKNDHNNDSNNSRNNNSSSSNRGHERNDNRNDNRNDNRNDGRNDNRNDNRSDNRNDRNNSNRRNQIDLLQDPESICVYFMQGKCQRGDDCPFSHNALPPHKMELCKFYLMDCCAKRDKCLYMHHDFPCKFFHTGLDCVAGKNCKFSHEPLDEQLKKILLKHLETAPKEILGDFPRLSREGALLMINNASRYTSGQGQDINTLKIPSLFDLALPTPAGIELNNDKDDNNDNNEHLKSPKSSSTTINNNNSNNNNNNNNNNNNGSSNNHSNSNNNINNMNNINNINNMNNMNNMNNINNNKRTRWGSDKDRVPLEQIMLLQSVTQLGMAFPNVVTMAVQQQMRQRLLLQQCLKNMELSGIDFTADNNIHPSVVNPNEQQLSIMQGNNYNDDGNINYHGLNDVSNLAGEAAKWNRAEFDELSDKEEEEGTKLVIEVPNDDEKLKLNDDNDKKIINNDDILSKLPVKAQELFKRIQQQQKKLEPDVNLTNASIAVENAMKEQEEWYSDDSDTNANDNEDDDDDDDDDEDGNLQIVIKDQESPQKEAQNSIPQPAVISDTVGHLSKIDISAEVTKILSSIKPQVSSSKKNLSHELTTATTIKDDNDNANKQSSIIDNNTSSPINSPSTSTIPVSRDPRRSRDPRQRRLDESFATTKPTSPSRNDVQKKEAKSSYSLETSIYSSGITDSNMDIDFRGGRMDQDLRRQDMDLRQHYQNFGDTDLRNNDVDLRQILSLPYKSVTSHLPGPEIDGSIGSHPPVTYKVYVVDIPRPNYTGLKISKNDPAVKYDPRLRKIFRLTKNDIADSPMSPPPVKMDTPKSPPPLPHLPMTIPPPSLSTAATTSTTVQPVIRSDPRIKTLELANQLTSSTSGNNSMMAGSLIPGQKQNEMQMRIGGPGMQVPGNINIQGLGQNSMMAGMAQNPMMAGMLNQSGNIPGGGVGAGGPLALGQNNQMINPNQINPFDPLFNNGGPGILGPGPPVIGIGYSDVGQNYDGPNYPPNNYNNFGPHQSDGIWEIGQAPMNFGGDWMNNNKKNNNGASKRRCRSRNRNRNRNQQHQQQQQQQQQQKQPQQNQQQQQQKQPQQNQQQQQNLGPVNRDNKSPV